One window of Anaerolineales bacterium genomic DNA carries:
- a CDS encoding deoxyguanosinetriphosphate triphosphohydrolase, translating into MYFTRQQLEEIEDRGLAPYGMRSKDTKGRAYLDTEPEYRTAFQRDRDRILHTTAFRRLEYKTQVFINFEGDHFRTRLTHTLEVAQIGRTFARALGGNEDLVEAVCLAHDLGHSPFGHSGEVSLARLMKDFGGFDHNRQSLRIVTELEQRYPEFPGLNLTWEVREGMVKHESEYDVSDARDYNPDLRGNLETQIANVADELAYTTHDLDDGLRSGMISTQILEGVALWEILRETYNWRGPFLSDMDRHRMIRHLVGLLVTDLVKATDARLKESKINSVKDIQKMKHNVVGYSEEMQRRNRELKDLLYKKLYRHHRVVRMQVKAERIISDLFNGYRTEPAILPDHVQFFIEKRGLERTICDYIAGMTDRYAIEEHQKLFNPNEKP; encoded by the coding sequence ATGTATTTCACACGTCAGCAACTCGAAGAGATAGAAGACCGCGGTCTTGCACCTTATGGGATGAGGAGCAAGGACACAAAGGGGCGCGCCTACCTCGATACCGAGCCGGAATATCGGACCGCATTTCAACGAGACCGTGATCGCATCCTGCATACGACCGCCTTTCGCCGCCTCGAATACAAAACCCAGGTCTTCATCAATTTCGAAGGAGACCACTTCCGCACCCGCCTCACCCACACGCTTGAAGTGGCGCAGATCGGGCGGACGTTTGCCCGCGCCCTGGGCGGAAATGAAGATCTCGTCGAGGCGGTTTGCCTTGCGCATGACCTCGGGCATTCCCCCTTCGGCCATTCCGGCGAAGTCTCTCTCGCGCGGCTCATGAAGGACTTTGGCGGCTTCGACCATAACAGGCAATCCCTGCGCATCGTTACCGAACTCGAACAGCGTTACCCCGAATTTCCCGGCTTGAATCTCACCTGGGAGGTACGAGAAGGGATGGTGAAGCACGAATCGGAATACGACGTCTCTGACGCACGCGACTACAATCCCGACCTGCGAGGCAATCTTGAGACACAGATCGCAAATGTCGCCGATGAGCTTGCATATACCACGCACGATCTCGACGACGGGCTCCGCTCCGGGATGATTTCCACGCAAATATTGGAAGGCGTTGCCTTGTGGGAGATTCTTCGCGAAACCTATAACTGGCGCGGGCCTTTCCTGAGCGACATGGACCGCCACCGCATGATCCGCCATCTTGTGGGTTTACTCGTCACGGACCTGGTCAAAGCCACCGATGCGCGATTGAAAGAAAGCAAGATCAACTCGGTAAAAGACATCCAGAAGATGAAACACAACGTTGTTGGGTACAGCGAAGAAATGCAGAGACGGAACCGCGAATTGAAGGATTTGCTTTACAAGAAATTGTACAGGCACCATCGCGTCGTCAGGATGCAGGTCAAGGCGGAACGCATTATCTCGGACCTTTTTAATGGATACCGAACGGAACCAGCCATCCTGCCAGACCATGTGCAATTTTTCATCGAAAAGCGGGGGCTGGAACGTACGATTTGCGATTACATCGCCGGCATGACCGACCGTTATGCCATCGAAGAACACCAAAAATTATTCAACCCCAACGAGAAACCATAG
- the greA gene encoding transcription elongation factor GreA, translating into MTPPNYLTPEGEAKLKAELEELKGPRREDLAKRLRSAIQMGDLSENADYHKAKEDQGFLEGRIKEIEAILRNSVLIEKSSTDSVSIGSHVTIQEEDFDPETYHIVGPAEADPRKGKISHESPIGIALMDKKVGQIAEAETPGGKIKVKIIKIE; encoded by the coding sequence ATGACCCCACCAAATTATTTAACCCCTGAAGGCGAGGCCAAACTCAAAGCCGAACTTGAAGAATTGAAAGGACCGCGTCGCGAGGACCTGGCAAAACGCCTGCGCTCCGCCATCCAAATGGGCGACCTTTCGGAGAATGCCGATTACCACAAGGCGAAAGAGGACCAGGGGTTTCTGGAAGGCCGCATCAAGGAGATCGAAGCCATCCTGAGAAATTCCGTCCTGATCGAAAAATCAAGCACTGATTCGGTGTCCATCGGCTCGCACGTGACCATCCAGGAGGAAGATTTCGATCCGGAGACCTATCACATCGTCGGTCCCGCCGAGGCGGATCCTCGCAAGGGAAAGATATCGCACGAATCTCCCATCGGAATTGCGTTAATGGACAAAAAGGTGGGGCAGATAGCGGAAGCGGAAACCCCCGGCGGGAAGATCAAGGTCAAGATCATCAAGATCGAATAG
- a CDS encoding NTP transferase domain-containing protein translates to MAFDLTHAYAVIMAGGGGTRLWPLSRRERPKQLLPLIGQETLFQSTVKRLEGLFPPERILVVTVEEQAREMKSQTPELPDENYLIEPAPRGTASVVGLAAMALQKRDPTASMAILPSDHFIRNVDLFHYLLKAAFEVADRSYLVTLGITPTLPSTAFGYIQQGLPLDGGYKYPVYEVKSFKEKPSEKTAQQLLHSGDHSWNSGMFIWRTDAILAEIRTQMPRLHETLEFIGSRWGRSDFDASLKEKWLDLKTETVDYGIMEKAERVAVLPAGGLGWSDVGIWSSLFEVLLPDMNGNIATNATSHLALETNNTLVYSGSDRLIVTIGVDDTIIIDTGDALLICKTDQSQKVKDVVEHLKKHRQEKYL, encoded by the coding sequence ATGGCTTTTGATCTAACGCATGCCTATGCAGTCATCATGGCCGGCGGCGGCGGGACCCGTTTATGGCCCCTCTCACGAAGGGAAAGACCAAAACAATTATTGCCGTTGATCGGCCAGGAGACCCTGTTTCAAAGCACGGTTAAGAGACTGGAAGGATTGTTTCCGCCGGAGCGTATCCTCGTTGTAACCGTGGAAGAGCAGGCCAGGGAGATGAAGAGTCAGACTCCTGAACTTCCCGATGAAAATTATTTGATCGAACCCGCCCCACGTGGGACGGCTTCGGTGGTCGGGCTGGCCGCGATGGCTCTGCAGAAACGCGACCCAACGGCTTCGATGGCGATCCTGCCCTCGGATCATTTTATTCGTAATGTGGATCTGTTCCATTACCTTTTGAAAGCGGCATTCGAAGTAGCGGATCGCAGTTATCTGGTCACTCTTGGGATCACGCCAACTCTTCCATCAACTGCGTTTGGATACATCCAACAAGGGTTACCTTTGGATGGCGGATATAAGTATCCGGTGTATGAAGTTAAGAGTTTTAAAGAGAAACCAAGTGAAAAAACGGCTCAGCAATTGTTGCATTCCGGCGATCATTCGTGGAACAGCGGCATGTTCATATGGCGGACGGACGCGATATTGGCTGAGATTCGGACACAGATGCCCCGATTGCATGAAACGCTTGAATTTATTGGGAGTCGCTGGGGAAGGAGCGATTTTGATGCATCCCTCAAGGAAAAATGGCTGGATTTGAAAACCGAGACTGTGGATTATGGCATCATGGAAAAAGCGGAACGCGTAGCAGTCCTCCCCGCGGGCGGTTTGGGTTGGAGCGATGTGGGCATTTGGTCATCCTTGTTCGAAGTGCTGCTGCCGGATATGAATGGAAATATCGCCACCAATGCAACGTCGCACCTTGCGCTCGAAACGAACAACACACTTGTCTATAGCGGTTCAGACCGATTGATAGTCACCATCGGTGTGGACGACACGATCATAATAGATACAGGCGATGCGCTTCTGATCTGCAAGACAGACCAATCGCAAAAGGTAAAGGATGTTGTCGAGCATTTGAAGAAGCATCGACAGGAAAAATATCTGTAA
- the dprA gene encoding DNA-protecting protein DprA — protein sequence MDDKKYWIGFNLIKGIGAVRMQGLIAHFGDLASAWNADASELVESGLGAKLAEKVIGARKDIDLDQAWAKIEAQGIKILTWMDDEYPARLKEIDQPPPVLYIRGEYLMDDLYAVAIVGTRKVTPYGRQVTEEIASYLAANGITVISGLARGVDAIAHQAALKAGGRTMAVLGSGVDKIYPPEHRGLAEQMMERGAIVSDYAVGTPPDASNFPPRNRIISGLSLAVVVVEAAETSGALITAEFAAEQGREIFAVPGSILAPQSKGTNRLIQKGAQSLLTPADLMQALDLTRMGEHKSARKVLPSDETEALVLNALGSEPLHVDEIRNQANLPIEKISAALAMMELKGMVRQVGGMNYVAVREEPSNYNL from the coding sequence ATGGACGATAAGAAATATTGGATCGGGTTCAACCTCATCAAAGGCATCGGCGCCGTAAGAATGCAGGGATTGATCGCGCATTTTGGCGACCTTGCCTCCGCATGGAATGCAGATGCGTCTGAATTGGTCGAATCGGGTTTGGGTGCAAAACTTGCCGAGAAAGTCATCGGGGCTAGGAAGGATATCGATCTGGATCAGGCTTGGGCGAAGATCGAGGCGCAGGGAATCAAAATCCTCACCTGGATGGATGATGAATATCCAGCCCGCTTGAAGGAGATCGATCAGCCGCCGCCCGTTCTCTACATCCGCGGGGAATATTTGATGGATGATTTGTATGCGGTGGCGATTGTCGGAACGCGCAAAGTCACGCCTTACGGAAGACAAGTGACGGAGGAAATCGCTTCGTATCTCGCCGCTAATGGGATCACCGTCATCAGCGGGCTTGCGCGGGGTGTGGATGCGATAGCGCATCAAGCCGCGCTCAAAGCGGGCGGGCGGACGATGGCGGTCCTCGGCTCGGGCGTGGACAAGATCTACCCGCCGGAGCATCGCGGACTCGCCGAGCAGATGATGGAACGCGGCGCGATCGTCAGCGATTACGCCGTCGGCACCCCGCCGGACGCTTCGAACTTCCCGCCCCGCAATCGCATCATTTCAGGTTTATCGCTTGCTGTGGTCGTTGTCGAAGCGGCAGAGACAAGCGGCGCATTGATCACGGCGGAATTCGCCGCAGAACAGGGACGGGAGATTTTTGCCGTGCCGGGCAGTATTTTAGCGCCGCAAAGCAAGGGGACGAACCGTTTGATCCAGAAAGGCGCACAGTCGTTGTTGACTCCAGCCGACCTGATGCAGGCGCTCGATCTTACGCGTATGGGCGAACATAAATCGGCGCGGAAGGTCTTACCGTCTGATGAAACCGAGGCGCTTGTACTGAACGCGCTCGGCAGTGAACCTTTGCACGTGGATGAGATCCGCAATCAAGCAAACCTGCCCATCGAAAAAATATCCGCGGCGCTCGCCATGATGGAATTGAAGGGCATGGTGCGTCAGGTGGGCGGGATGAATTACGTGGCGGTTCGGGAAGAACCATCGAACTACAATCTTTAG
- the rimM gene encoding 16S rRNA processing protein RimM, with translation MAEEKTGSPKGESIYLAIGFLRRPHGVNGEIIMDLHTDFPDRIKPGRKVYIGEDHASFTIGSARVHGTGLLVKLRGSDSPEAAGRFRNQWVYVKSSEVPALPEGKIYKHQLIGLTVTTDEGGKLGVLHEVLETGANDVYVVLKEDGKEILLPAIPDVILQVNMEEKTMIVHLIEGLI, from the coding sequence ATGGCTGAAGAAAAAACAGGCTCGCCAAAAGGCGAGTCTATTTATTTGGCGATCGGTTTTCTGCGGCGTCCGCATGGGGTGAACGGAGAGATCATTATGGACCTGCACACCGATTTTCCGGATCGGATCAAACCCGGGCGCAAGGTTTACATAGGTGAAGATCACGCCAGTTTCACGATTGGCTCCGCCCGCGTCCACGGGACCGGGCTGCTGGTCAAACTTCGCGGGTCTGACTCGCCCGAAGCGGCGGGTCGTTTTCGCAATCAATGGGTGTATGTCAAATCCAGTGAAGTCCCGGCGTTGCCCGAAGGAAAAATTTACAAACACCAGTTGATCGGCCTGACCGTGACGACGGATGAAGGCGGCAAACTCGGCGTTTTGCACGAGGTGCTCGAGACCGGCGCAAACGACGTCTATGTTGTATTAAAGGAAGATGGAAAGGAAATCCTTCTTCCCGCCATCCCGGATGTGATCCTTCAGGTCAATATGGAGGAGAAAACGATGATAGTCCACCTTATCGAGGGGCTGATCTAA
- a CDS encoding KH domain-containing protein: protein MKDLIEYIAKSLVDHPEDVIVTQSNGNRPRIELSVAKEDMGRVIGKGGKVANSIRALLRVASERQGKQATLDVTEPS from the coding sequence ATGAAAGACCTGATCGAATATATCGCCAAATCCCTTGTGGATCACCCCGAAGATGTAATCGTTACCCAGTCCAACGGCAACCGCCCTCGCATCGAGTTGAGCGTCGCCAAGGAAGATATGGGGCGCGTGATCGGCAAGGGTGGAAAAGTGGCGAATTCCATCCGTGCCTTGTTGCGGGTCGCGTCGGAACGCCAGGGCAAGCAAGCCACGCTGGATGTGACGGAACCCTCCTGA
- the rpsP gene encoding 30S ribosomal protein S16, which produces MVRLRLRRIGLRGQPTYRIVAADKESPRDGRFLEILGVYNPRTEPATIKLDEKRIYRWMNHGALPTESVEKILKTAGTLERFERYKKGETLDLLLEEATAAEAKRAAPVKTRK; this is translated from the coding sequence ATGGTTCGTCTTCGTTTACGTCGTATTGGCCTTCGAGGTCAACCCACGTACCGCATCGTCGCCGCGGACAAGGAATCCCCGCGTGACGGTCGTTTTTTAGAGATTCTTGGCGTGTATAACCCGCGAACTGAACCCGCCACGATCAAATTGGATGAGAAGCGCATCTACCGCTGGATGAATCACGGCGCCCTGCCGACCGAATCGGTGGAAAAGATCCTGAAAACCGCCGGAACTCTTGAGCGATTCGAACGCTACAAGAAAGGCGAGACGTTGGATCTCCTCCTCGAGGAAGCCACCGCCGCGGAAGCCAAACGCGCCGCGCCGGTCAAGACGCGCAAGTAA